ggaaaaagctgtttttcttcctttagacATACTGTTTATCACATTTTTCCAATGTTTACTTACATTTCATGCCATCTAGTAACGCGGCTAAGgatgttctgttttccttcagcgAAAGAGTTTCTGATAAATAACTGCAAAGAGACATGGGggaataaattattaaaataacttaCTATAACTTATTACAGTTATTAAATTAACTTTGTGGCAGCTACcattaattaataaaatgtGTATTATTTATTACTTACATCTGTTATTATCAGACTTAGCAAGAACACAAGTGCTATGAAGTGGTAAAGAAGCAAATCTGTCACTTGCAACATTCTTCTGTAAGAACATGACAAAAGTATCCCCCGGCTATGTCTGGAACCAAAGTTCTAACACTgcagaattaaatatttttgagtaAGTCTTACTGAGTAAAGACAACTCACAGTTAGGTTTTCATGAAGGGTCATACTAACATCACACTATTGCACAGTAACACTGCTGGAAAAGCAAATACTACATACAGAAGAGTGGTCTTCAGATAGACCAACAGAGAGCAAAGCCTGCAAGATGAAACTGAGTCCTTTGGCAGCTGAAAGCAAATCCAAAATTCCATCTTGTAGAGTCTCTCAGGCCCTTCCTCTGTCCTCAAAGAACATTAACACACACAACACCTGGGTAGAATTCCAGCACACGAGTAACAATCCTCACCAAGATCTACAACAACCAAGTAGTTTTATGTCTTGCTAGAAGTACACTTATggataaaatacaaaaatacaaaaatacaaagacTATTCAAATCCCTCTTGTTCTACAAGAACAAGACAGTGTGGGAGTATTCTCTACAGCAGATGTATAGATGTAGCTACTCTTACACTTATACAAcctgaaaattacatttggccctttcaAGACAACCACGAGGATGATGTGTCCCCcgctgaaaatgagtttgacagccctgcTCTCCAGGGTTAACTGTCCTCTCAGAACAGCAAAGGCTTTACACtctaaacacaaaacactcacatgGAGAGCCATGTGATTAAAGCGCTCCAGATACAGACACTTACAGCAactacctctttctttttctaaagagTATGTTTTGTccttaaataaacaaacaaatcacacaTTTCAGCAATGATACCAAAGCTTGGATAATGCCTTTGTAAACACCCATGGCTAGaccacagaaaggaaagaaggggcTGATTTAAAACAGCACCTTATCATTAGTCTGTTTCCACCAAATGCAGCACCTAGTCTTCACATGCACTGCACATCTCACTCTGTAACTTTAGATACctcaaaatctttttttcctttaagtgaTTCTTTACGTATTTCATACTCCTCGTTTCTACTGTATTTCCACTTCACTCTCATCTTCAAGGTGAGCCTGAAAGTCCTATACTGTTCTAATTAGGGCAAAGTCACCAGTTTGAAAATTTTTTGTCCTTCTTCCAAAGGAATATAAAAAGCAGACACCAACTAATTGCATTTATTGCCCACTtgttgaaaatggaaaaaaacagtacCACTTCAGTTTTGAAACATACTTACAGAACATATTGGAGTCTTAACAATAAGTAAATACAGTTCTACTAGTTAAGAAAGTCtagaacaaaacatttttatacaaGAAGCAAACTCTTTAAATCATAcctaaaagaaagaagaaagacctACCTTTCCATATTAATTCCTGCTCTTGATCCACTAGATAATATGGCAGCGAGAGCTATCTGTGAGGGAGTAAAGAGCAGGTATGCATCTGTCAGAGCCACTCGATTGAGAAAGTCATCAGCTGTCTTCCTCAAAACCTCAGGATTCTCCAGCATTGGATAACGAGtctgaaaaataagtatttagGAAAGTAAGTAGCTGCTCCTTGTCTTCTGGTTCGTGAGCTCACAATTCAATAGTATTtagtaaagcaaaaaaatagcAGGCCATCTTCTTATTCCAAAAGTAATATAAGGTGCGTAAAGGCCACAATTAAACTAATTTCCTTTCAGatatttgcttttcactttAGAAACTACATCTTTAAGATCTCAGGCACAAAAGGCAATACAGTTTTCTAACACAACCCATGAGAGATTTGAATTACATTAGTATATGGAGTATGTAGCACGTAAAACAATACTACCTTCAAATCGATTAGAAATCCCTCAAATGGCCTGTATGGATTGTGGACGATAAGATGGAAGTTCAGTTGCTGAATAAGCAGAAGTTCATATTCCAGTATTTGTTCAAGAGCTTTTTCCTGTCCAAGAGGGCTTTCTCGAAGGTTACCAACAAACTGGACACTGGACACATTAAATTCATCTACTTTACAGGCCAAAAACGCACATGTTAGCCttgagaaggggaaaaaaaaaaggaaacagttgACTTATGTAGAATCCATCTTTTATCAAGTGTTTTGCTTAGAAAATGCGTATCTTCAAAACACTATGTTTTGAACACAGCCAGCCtccaaatggaaacagaaagtGACCATAAGTTGCTTTTACTCATCTTTAAGCTCATAGAATTCCTTTCTCATCTTTTCAAGTCTTTATACAGATATCAAGATTATAGCTCCAATGTCCACTCGATAGAATAACTTATGGTACACTGATAACTCACATTATTATCCGAGGATGATACTCCATCACTGAGTTATTGAGGTAAAAGCGTTTGAAATACATGCAAGCTGTTCCCTAAATgaaaaaaggggaagggaaaagtaagtacagaagcaaaaatggattaagaaaaaaatgtaatacatttcaaaaattaaaCCACAATACAGAACAGGCAAGTCTGAAGACATACTACGGACATATACGACACACTAAAGCACCAAGATGCAGACAATGCCATGCCACTTCTAATACAAGAAAATATCCAAGTTTAATACATTTATGCCTGCAAGAGCCCTACGAAATGGTGGGTTGGATATCTTTTCCTCAATTTTTAGAcatatttatgaagaaaattctCAAAAAGCCTACAATATCTTCGTAAGAAAAATCTGATATTtaaatgaaacttaaaaaaaacaaagggtgAAAAAATTATCCTGAAAGTTGTGAGTAACCCCAGCCAAGACATTTGACTTTTTACTGCAGTCTGTGTCAAATTTCCAAGCTGGTCTGAACACCatcagcatgaaaacagatgcTGTCCAAAACCACTACTTGGTGAGTCTGCTCCAACACACACATTCCACAGGGGCCACTTCTGAAATGCAACTGTGGCTCCACAGAGCATGTAACATCAGCCTGCTGCTACATTTCAAACATCTGCAGACAAGATACTGTTAATCTCCGTGACTGACCACACATGCCAGAAAAAGGAAGGGCTGACAAGGGACAATCAGGGTTACACATCAGATGCAGGTGACAAACAAAGCACAATTTAATTCCCTGCTTCCGCTGTAAGTCCTCACTCTCTCTCTCCCGAAATGCGCTCTTCTGCGTTCAAGATAACTCAgctcaaatgttttttttccctttgtgagCTAGTTTACTGCCAGCACAGATGCCTGAAGTGGATTGCACTGTGTCCCAGCAAGCAACAAGTGTGAGAAACAACTGTATGACAGCCAGGTTTGGGACTGCCTCCCTTAGCTACAGTGAGATAATTTTCCATACAGCACTATGTTTGTTTCTACTCTTTActtaagggaaagaaaacagttaaaagtcatagaatcatttcagttggaagagaccctcaggatcactgagtccaactctaacctaacctaactctagcactaaaccatgtccctaagaaccttgtctaaatgccttttcaacccctccagagatggtgactccaacacttccctgggcagcctgttccaatccctgacagccctttctgggaagaaatttttcctattgttcaatctaaacctcccctggcacaacctgaggccatttcctcttgtcctatcacttgctacttgggagaagagaccaaccccctccacgctacaacctccttccaggcagttgcagacagtgataaggtctctgctcagcctcctgttttccaggctgaacagccccagctccctcagctgctcctcctcacacttgtgctccaggcccctcaccagcttcgtcacctcctctgcactgtcTCTAGTACACCGCAGTCCTTCTTATGATAAGGGGCCCGAAActaaacacaggattcaaggtgaggccacaccaatgccgagtacagtggcacatcCATGCTAGTGTAACAGTCGTAAGAAACAgacaaaactgagaaataacTCCCTGTTTTTGAAATTATTGCGGTTATCTTAAAGAGACAAAAAGCAGTCTAAAACATGGGCTGCAGCACTGGAGACAAAAAACTGGGGAAGATATCCATACTctcaagaatcacagaatggctaaggttggaagggacctctggggatCATCCAatccaacccatctgctaaagcaggttcaccagagcagatcgcacaggatcATGTCCAGGTAGGTTTGAATCTCTCCAGGAAGGAGGCtacacaacctctctgggcagcctctcTGGGCTcagtcaccctcaaagtaaacaAGCGTCGCCTCAAAAAATGAACAAGACACGCAAGCAGCATGCGATGGAATCAGAGACACGGAGCGGGGAAagccctgcagccccatccAAAGCCACTCGAACCCTCCCGGGGGGGGGCAGGACCGGCCACTCACCACCACAGATCTTGGCATGGCCGGCTTGAACACTGCGCAGAAATCCAGCAGCCGCTTCTCGTAATACTTGCAGATCGCTAGCTCCTCGTGAGGCTCCAGGAGGACGGGGTCGGTCGGCTGGACCTTGAGGAGAAAGCCCAGCGGGGCCGGACTGAGCGGCTGCGCTCTGGCACTCCCGCCATGTCCTCCCCTCAGAGCTCCAGGGAGCGCCGGGGCCGCTCTCCCCCTCACCACCTCCCCCCGACCCTCGCACCTTCCCGCTCGCCGCCGCTTTGCTGCGGTACTTGCGGTTGGCCTCGGCCCGCTTCTGCGCCAGCTCGTCCTCATCGCGGAAGGTCCAGTGCCGCCTCTGCGTGCTGCTGTGGTACATGATGGCGCCGACAACATGCGCGgccgctcctcctcctcctctcgcCTCTCCGTCTCCTCCCACCGCCCGCGCTCACGGCCGGCGCGGGGCATGCCGGGAGTTGTAGTTCGGCGGGAAGGGGACGCCGACCGCCATGAGCTGTCGCCTCACTGTGCCCGCGGAGGCAAAATGTCTGCTCCTCCGAGGGTGTGTTCAACCAGCCTCTGGGCACCGCCAGGGCCTCCACAGGTGGTGCGGAGGTTTTATGGCACAGTGGACCCGTTCTcctcacacagaatcacacacagaatcacagcatgtcagggattggaagggacctggaaagctcatccagtgcaatccccccatggagcaggaacacccagatgaggttacacaggaaggtgtccaggcgggttggaatgtctgcagagaaggagactccacaacctccctgggcagcctgggccaggctctgccaccctcactgagaagtttcttcttatatttaagtggaacatcctgtgttccagtttgcacccattaccccttgtcctattgtcaccaagaagagcctggctccatcctcatgtgagaaatgcagttgtgattcatgCTGATAAGATGTTCagtgtttacagatataaccaaataaGTCACAGgctgtgaagaaaatgaaaatatagttAAGTTTTATGTAAAAAGTTGTTGAACTTGGTTTGTACCATATGCACATGCATAGGAAAGGTGTGGGGGGGTTGacgtgaaggagaaggtgagcTTGTCTGGGGGCAGCCGCCATGGGGGTAGGGCGGGGAGCCGGGTAGAAAAGATCCCTTAGTAACAACCTGGAGTCTACACACAAAGaaactgaggaagaagaaactcTTCAACAACtaatgagaaagagagaagactaCTAGTGACAACCAGCCACGGAGTCAGAGTGCAAGAAGGGCTAACCGAGGAAATAAAAGGAGGTGGTCAGAAACCTGAGGTGTGCCTGTTGGTGAGCATGGGCTCCCCTCACACTCAGCACTGTTTTGTGCATCCAGGGCTGTTTGCTTGCCTCAATTCGCATATTAAATAAACCAGACTCCTGTTTGGCAAATTATCCGAGTCTTGGTCTTTAATCAcactcgtgacactcaccctttacatattgatAACccttaataaggtcacccctcagtctcctcttctccagctccagagccccagctccctcagcctttcctcacacgggagatgctccactcccttcagcatcttggtggctgtgctggactctctccagcagttccctgtcctgctggaactgaggggccacaactggacacaatattccaggtgtggtctcaccagagcagagtagaggggcaggagaacctctctgacctactgaccacccccttctaacccaccccaggtaccattggccttcctggccacaagggcacagtgctggctcatggtcatcctgctgtcgcCCAGGTTCCccgggtccctttcccctacactgctctctaataggtcattccccaacttatactggaacctggggttgttcctgcccagatgcaagattctacacttgcccttgtcctatttcattaaacttttccCCGACCAGCTCTCCAGTCTGtgaggtctctggatggcagcacagcctctggcgtgtcagccactcctcccagtttggtgtcataaGCAAACTGACAGTCATtcctattccctcatccaagtcattgattaaTACATTGAATAATACTGATCCCAGTAAcatattctgtttctgtttcttgagCCAATCTACTATATTTCTCCTGAATCTCTGATAATTCAGCCGCAGACTGTGGTATTGTTCGGGTGGTGACTTGCAGAGCCGCCTCTGCTTGGCAGTTATCAGTATATCCAATTTTAATGAGGAGCCTCATTGTTGCTCGCCCAGTAAAATACTCCCTGGCTAATTTCCAATTCTTTAGCTGGATACAAGGGTTTAAAACCTTGTTTATCCACCATTTGTGCTGGGCTGGTAAACTCGGGGTCACTGTCCAGAACAGAATCAAATTTGGTCTGGTCATTTGAGTCCCACACACATTATTCCAATTCAGACCGTAAGATTTTTTCTTGGTCTAATGCATCTGACAGAGCTGCAAGGAGCCGCTGAGTGGCGTTGCGATCTGCAGCTAACTGGTCCTGTAGGATCTTTACGgtttcttgcttgctttgtttgtcCAGGTGCTTGGACCTTTGAGCTGCCACCAGGGCcgccccagcacagcacataCTATGGCTTTTCACTTTCCTCGCCacagttttttctctttagcaAGTTTAGTAATTCTTTCTGCCACCACTTTTCGGTCATGCCAATTGCTATCAGCCCAGGttgttagcaatcaggacacataaccacagacGTAGTTATATgcagtgcttttatttcagcgctgggaaaccaggggttcgcacccaaagctggcttcgacCACTGACTCgaactccactacatttatacaatttggttacatacatattaaTTAGGGTTACAACCtatgtattgcatattcatcagattacatcattatttcacaatatcagttgcaaccccttggaactactctaagcatgcacagtgtcctctggtggtcgttcagggggtcttcaggatgaagtaaggagTCTTCTTCGCTCGTgaacttttcaccttttgtcactgcacatgcGCACTATTCCTATACTCATTATAAAATCATGTAAAATACTCAGGTTTCTTAGATGCGCATCCTCAGCACATTCTATCCGTTCAAGATAAGATAAAGACTTACTGAGAACTAACagaactaattttcagttctctactCTCAAAATAAGAGATAAAAACTTGTATACCACCTGTGAAATTTCAAGATAAGGTGAGAATCTTGGATAcagtttacaaaagcaaaatacagctaACTATAACAAGGTCATTCCTGATGGGACAAGGCATACTTTGTACTCCTCCAGCTTCTCAAAAATGGGGAAGCAGTCGAGAACAAGCATTTCTGTTCACCACGGCTCCCTACTCCTTGAACCTCTCCTGGCAAAAATGCTGAGAGGTTGTTATAGTTGAACTGTTTTTTTGTAAGCTGTATTCGGTTTTGTAAACTATGTCCAAGATTCTTACCTCATCTTGAAGCTTTGCAAGTTGTATTCAGGTTCTTATCTTAGTTTGAGAATAGAGAGCTGAAAGTTagtccttatcttatcttgaaagtgtaGGATGTGCATCCAAGAGTCTCACAGGATTCTATAATGAGCATATGGATAGTGCGCATGTGCTGCGACAAGAGGTGAAAAGGACACGAGTGAAGAACACTACTTATTTCATCCTgaagacagaatcacagaatcacagaatcacagaatcgactgggttggaaaagacctcagagatcatcgagtccaacccttggtccaactctagtccgtttactagatcatggcactaagtgccatgtccaatctcagtttaaaaacctccagggacggcgagtccagcacctccctgggcagccattccaacgcctgaccactctctctgtaaagattttctttctaatatccagcctaaatttcccctggcagagttgaagcccatgctcccttgtcctattgctgactgcctgggagaagagaccaatccccacctggctagaactgcccttcaggtagttctagagagtgctgagctcacctctaagcctcctcttctccagactaaacaagcccagctccctcagcctctccccataggtcttatgttcaagtcccttcaccagtcgtgttgctcttctctggacccgctccagcacttcaatgtctttcctgacctgaggggcccagaactgaacacaatactccaggtgtggcctccccaatgcagagtacagcggaaggatcacttcccttgtcctgctgaccacgctgtttttgatacaggacagggtaccgttggccttcttggccacctgggcacactgatggctcatgttgagcttcctgtcaattagcacccccaggtccctttctgtctgactgctctccagccactctgcgcccagcctggagcgctgcagggggttgttgtggccaaagtgcagcacccggcacttggccttgttgaacttcatcccattggaatcagcccatttttccagtctatccagatccctctgcagaccCCTCCgtccttccagcaggtcaacactccctcccaacttggtgtcgtcagcaaatttgctgatgatggtctcaatcccctcatctaaatcgtcaataaagatgttaaacaggactggacccaacacttgcccctggggaacaccactagtgactggccgccagctggatgcagccccattcaccagcactctctgggcccggccctccagccagttcttaacccagcgtagagtacacttgtccaagccatgggctaccagcttttgcaagagtatattatgggagacagtgtcaaaggccttgctgaagtccagatagaccacatccacggctttcccctcatccaccagctgggtcacctgatcataaaaggagatcaggttggtcagacaggacctgcccctcctaaacccatgctggctgggtctgatcccttgtccatcctgaaggtgctgtgtgattccattcaggatgatctgctccataaccctgccaggcacccaGGTCAGTTTGACAGGCCTggagttgccagggtcagctctgcagccctttttgtggactggggtaacattggccaatttccaatcatatgggacctccccagtgagccaggactgttggaagatgatggagagcggcttggcaagttcttctgctagctccctcatcaccctaggatggatctcatctggtcccatagaccaCCtaaacgaccaccagaggacactgcgcatgcttagagtagttccaaagATGTCGTAAttgatattgtgaaatagttGTGGAatctaatgaatatgcaatatataCGTTGTaaacctaatgaatatgtatgtgaccaaattgtataaatgtagtggagttcAAATCAGTGGTCAAAAaacagctttgggtgcgaattcctggtttcccagcactgaaataaaagcaccgcatataactacgtcTATGCTTATGTGTTTCGTTTGCTAACAAGGTCACCTCCCAACTCTCCCGCCTCTTTCCTCGAGGTAGAGCGTTGGTACCCTCTGGATCTCTCCCTGCTTGTATAGCTGAGAGATCCTTTCCCAACTCCCCACGCCTCTTTCTCTGAGATAGAGAGTTGGTGACTCCTAGTGGACCTTCCAACAGAAGGGGACCCTGCTAGCTGTGCCAAAACAGATGTCACATCCTGCCCAGATCTATGGGTGGCATGGGGAGAGCTGATTCAGGTTCATGGGTCCCCCCGGTTGCAAAACAGTACACATGGTACTTAGggcccattaaaaaaaaaaaaagcaacaccttTTAATTTGCAGCATAGCCCAATTTATACATGATTTGGCAGCAGAAAGATTTACCTTGCCTAGGTCTAATTAGTGAATAGCTTAACAGAGAAGAGAATTACATAAAGGAGTTCGCAGCACATGTGGGATTGTGAGCCTTATGTTATTACGCTATGCACAGAAAGAGAGGCAAATAAATAGGGATataggaaggaaaaatgagaagtagaaaaggaaagagcaaagagacagaaaggaagaaaaggtgaTGGATCCTGCCACTCATATGGCTCCACAGCATGGATGATGGGACTTGTCTGATGATGTGTGGCTGCCGGTGTCCTGCAGTGAGGATGCTGAGGTTTGTAGTTCAGGAGCGCAGCGTCCTCTGGTGTCTGGTCCAGTTCCCACGGCGAGGCTGGTGGGTGGAGgggtcctcagggtggtgggttCCCTGCCAGTGCTGGCTTAGGTGAGCTTTTTATAGCCCTCTGGGTCACTTGCTTACATAAgtcttcttttgtcttttgcagAGGTGTAATTGCAAAAAGATGGAAAAGTCGtggtggggcaggggagggtgaTTGTGAAAAATTGACAAGTTTCGGGCCATCTTGAacggtctcagcttttccttttgtaccatgctgggcatatcagaaggTGGAGCTGTGTGCCCTCCAGCATGTCCCCAAACTCTTACTGTCAGCCAGCCGGCCTGTGTCTGTGCCCCTTAGCATGTTCTTGGTATGTAAATCGCGATTCACCTTGTGACCTTATCCTGAGTGACCTATCTCCTGCTACAGTATTTGAGGCATGATTCTTTTTAGCTTTTGACAGTCCTGAGGCTGGAGGAAACATTTTTTGGCACAATACGTGAGACAATTGTTTTCAGTCTCTGACAGTCACTTCTTGGCAACTCTCATCCTCCCATGTCTGTGTTTTCCCATCTTCCATTGCAGGGAGAGATTGTTCTTCCTCACTTTCTCTGCAAGTTTGCTGACCTGTCTGTTGGTCTGGGATTTCCATAACCTGCCCAACCTCGTTTTGCCCTAATTTAGGTGGGTCTATGTCTAGGGGGTCTTTGGTTTAATCTTCTGTCACAGTTAGTTCTAGTGTTGATTTCTGAAGTTTTCACACTTTCCCTTGAAAGGTCTTCAGTGGTGGTCACAATTGGTAAAGGATTCTGACTTTGTCCATCTTTCAGCATCTCCAAAGTCAACAGCACATCTTTGGTGTTTCCAGCAGTCGCATTAATTTCTGCAGACTCTATCCTCATAGCAGGTTTTACTGTTCCTGATGGCTGGAGCTCTTGTTCGTTACCCAGtatctctccttctctctggGCAGGTGCCTTGCCAGGAACACCTTTGGATTTCTTCCTTGGGGTCACTAACCTTTTAAATGATTCTCGTGTTGATAAGTGCTGATGTGGTTCACCCTGTTCCCttaaataaacttattttcttttggcCTTTGGCTTCTTCCAATGCAGTTTTTTGAAGCCAGTGCCTGTCAAGAGCTTCTTGAAAGGGCTGCCTCATCGTTTAGCTGTTTCTGGAGAAGACAGCAGCTCAGCTTCATTAGTGATCCCTCCTGGACGCCTCTTTGCAACTGCCTCTTCAGGACATATTTCTGCACTTATTTCGTCTGGGTTTAGGAGTTGCTCCGGCacctccttctctttccctccttctgcagcttttgtttcccttttacCAAGATCTTCTGACACTTGCACAACTTTTCCTTCCTGATGCGcttctgcagctgttttctCCTTCACCTTCTCCTGAACAccagctgctgccacctcctctCTTGGTCCCTGCTCCTCACGCCTGATGAGCTGCTCCTTCTCGCTggctccagctcctctgctgccacaggctgttctggctcctgctctccaccgACACTTGGCTCCTTCTCATGCATTTCCACACACTGCTGGCACAATCTTCTCCTCAGCTTCTTTCTCAAACTCACATTTCTCCTCCTTTGCACTGGGTGCAGTTGTTAATGTTGACTGCGCTTCTTCTTGCTCCTCTTCTTCTGGTCATGGGCAGTgacattaaaagaaacagatggGTGTACTTGATTAACACATGGCTCTGTGCTTGGTGTCACCacaattttggcttttttggtaATGGGATGGCCTACACGGCACCAGGTTTATTGGCATCAGATGGAGTTCACCTTACATGTAGGGGAAAGAAGTTCCTCGGATCAgttga
The Columba livia isolate bColLiv1 breed racing homer chromosome Z, bColLiv1.pat.W.v2, whole genome shotgun sequence genome window above contains:
- the CCNH gene encoding cyclin-H isoform X3; protein product: MYHSSTQRRHWTFRDEDELAQKRAEANRKYRSKAAASGKVQPTDPVLLEPHEELAICKYYEKRLLDFCAVFKPAMPRSVVGTACMYFKRFYLNNSVMEYHPRIIMLTCAFLACKVDEFNVSSVQFVGNLRESPLGQEKALEQILEYELLLIQQLNFHLIVHNPYRPFEGFLIDLKTRYPMLENPEVLRKTADDFLNRVALTDAYLLFTPSQIALAAILSSGSRAGINMESYLSETLSLKENRTSLAALLDGMKCMKNLIKKYELPRPEEVAALKQKLEKCHSSELSLNTNPKSGLMTTCWTECNSKGKWNPTAAGTTVQCRVCICLLHVPYSVSLVLTSTFHRVRDNVQIKAYGQVLLCNFQ
- the CCNH gene encoding cyclin-H isoform X2, yielding MYHSSTQRRHWTFRDEDELAQKRAEANRKYRSKAAASGKVQPTDPVLLEPHEELAICKYYEKRLLDFCAVFKPAMPRSVVGTACMYFKRFYLNNSVMEYHPRIIMLTCAFLACKVDEFNVSSVQFVGNLRESPLGQEKALEQILEYELLLIQQLNFHLIVHNPYRPFEGFLIDLKTRYPMLENPEVLRKTADDFLNRVALTDAYLLFTPSQIALAAILSSGSRAGINMESYLSETLSLKENRTSLAALLDGMKCMKNLIKKYELPRPEEVAALKQKLEKCHSSELSLNTNPKSGLMTTCWTECNSKGKWNPTAAGTTVQCRVCICLLHVPYSVSLVLTSTFHRVRDNVQIKAYGQAVTHRTATVWKNTVTAVPF
- the CCNH gene encoding cyclin-H isoform X6 — encoded protein: MYHSSTQRRHWTFRDEDELAQKRAEANRKYRSKAAASGKVQPTDPVLLEPHEELAICKYYEKRLLDFCAVFKPAMPRSVVGTACMYFKRFYLNNSVMEYHPRIIMLTCAFLACKVDEFNVSSVQFVGNLRESPLGQEKALEQILEYELLLIQQLNFHLIVHNPYRPFEGFLIDLKTRYPMLENPEVLRKTADDFLNRVALTDAYLLFTPSQIALAAILSSGSRAGINMESYLSETLSLKENRTSLAALLDGMKCMKNLIKKYELPRPEEVAALKQKLEKCHSSELSLNTNPKKRKGYEDDEYIAKKPKMDEEEWTDDDLLD
- the CCNH gene encoding cyclin-H isoform X1, coding for MYHSSTQRRHWTFRDEDELAQKRAEANRKYRSKAAASGKVQPTDPVLLEPHEELAICKYYEKRLLDFCAVFKPAMPRSVVGTACMYFKRFYLNNSVMEYHPRIIMLTCAFLACKVDEFNVSSVQFVGNLRESPLGQEKALEQILEYELLLIQQLNFHLIVHNPYRPFEGFLIDLKTRYPMLENPEVLRKTADDFLNRVALTDAYLLFTPSQIALAAILSSGSRAGINMESYLSETLSLKENRTSLAALLDGMKCMKNLIKKYELPRPEEVAALKQKLEKCHSSELSLNTNPKSGLMTTCWTECNSKGKWNPTAAGTTVQCRVCICLLHVPYSVSLAVSQSGLLWLIYQGATEKKKNLPKEVNVSKSRAKSLIFHTLV
- the CCNH gene encoding cyclin-H isoform X5, translated to MYHSSTQRRHWTFRDEDELAQKRAEANRKYRSKAAASGKVQPTDPVLLEPHEELAICKYYEKRLLDFCAVFKPAMPRSVVGTACMYFKRFYLNNSVMEYHPRIIMLTCAFLACKVDEFNVSSVQFVGNLRESPLGQEKALEQILEYELLLIQQLNFHLIVHNPYRPFEGFLIDLKTRYPMLENPEVLRKTADDFLNRVALTDAYLLFTPSQIALAAILSSGSRAGINMESYLSETLSLKENRTSLAALLDGMKCMKNLIKKYELPRPEEVAALKQKLEKCHSSELSLNTNPKSGLMTTCWTECNSKGKWNPTAAGTTVQCRVCICLLHVPYSVSLVLLCNFQ
- the CCNH gene encoding cyclin-H isoform X4, translated to MYHSSTQRRHWTFRDEDELAQKRAEANRKYRSKAAASGKVQPTDPVLLEPHEELAICKYYEKRLLDFCAVFKPAMPRSVVGTACMYFKRFYLNNSVMEYHPRIIMLTCAFLACKVDEFNVSSVQFVGNLRESPLGQEKALEQILEYELLLIQQLNFHLIVHNPYRPFEGFLIDLKTRYPMLENPEVLRKTADDFLNRVALTDAYLLFTPSQIALAAILSSGSRAGINMESYLSETLSLKENRTSLAALLDGMKCMKNLIKKYELPRPEEVAALKQKLEKCHSSELSLNTNPKSGLMTTCWTECNSKGKWNPTAAGTTVQCRVCICLLHVPYSVSLAVSQSGLLWLIYQGATEKKKNLPKEF